From the genome of Oryza glaberrima chromosome 1, OglaRS2, whole genome shotgun sequence:
CTAGATCATGCATGTTATctgaagaaaatagaaagaacCAAACATTTAATTAACGAGGCAACTGACTGCACAATTATGTGGTAAGTGTAAAATACAATTATAGTTACTATTCAACTCAATTACAGGAATTGTTTAATATTTAACCCGACAATGTATTGTGCGCATTTAACTCAAGCAATAAatgtttcttatatttttttttaccaaataatTGTACTAAAAATCAATGAGAACAATCAGAAATATGAAccgccaattttttttataaaatatctactaaaaaattaaagaaattcaGTATGACTAGTTAGTTGCATGGCGTGGTGTAAGAAATTGGTTGCAAAGAAGACAATCAGAGATAGTTCTTTGGCTATGATTTGTCTTCGAAGGGAGCTCCTTTGAACCTTGTATTTCTTTGCTCCAAATGTTAGCATATAAAACGACGAAACATGATTGACATGGTagtgttttttctctctttctttccctaaatataatatttgtttCCATGTTCCAAAAATTCTTTTCTACCGTTTAGATTTAAATCAGTCCTCCTAAGAGTATCCAATTGTTAAGTATGGTCCATTACATTGAGGATTGAATTTTTTCCAGAGGATTTTTATGTTTCTCATTTTTCCTAGCAGCCGTGAAACTACAGTTGACTTTGAATGCAAACATGTAAGAGAATTGAAATTTCAGAAAAGTGAGGAAATACTCATGAATTTACATATAAAAAACAGTTGTTGACTAGTGGCTACCTCCAATATTGAAAGCGATTGAACATTCTTGATGTTTGGCACCACTAATCCATGTTCTGTAGCCATAGCTACCCCAATGTTATGGGATCCTAAAACAACAAAACCATCCATTGGTCATGATACCTTCAGCACAATAAGGTGCCATGCAGAGATAATTAACATAACAATACTTTAGTCCACTACGCAAagaaaaatgtatatttttattcACAGTTATCTAGATAAATggtatacatatgcattcaaaACTATAATATAATCTGAGACGGGGAAGTGGTGTGGGTTATAATACTatcattttttagtttttatggGAGCATTGAAGCTAGTCAGGTACTCCTATCTGGTACCTAAGAAATAAGAAACATATGCCGTTGGTGTCATAAGGTATGCTGCACAAAATCAATCCAGCCCAAAAGAGGCACTGCTTTAGTTCTTTATTGGGAGTTGGGTTGATGATGAGTACCACCATATTTGGCAAATATAATATAGGGGTTTAGGAGAAGGCATACACACAACAAATAAATTTCTTACTTATAATTCAGTTTTAATGAGAAGCTAGATTATTAAATGGGACATCATCTGATGAGAGATAAACTTCTGCACCTCGGATCTCTTGAACTATACTTTTAGGATCCTCTTTTCATTAAAGGTAACAGAGTGTAACAAGAAACTAAAAAATGCATACCTTTGAAAATAACTTCATTGGTTTCCTCAACAAAACAACTGTTCAACAAAGGGTATTTACTCAGTGCCTCAGAAAGAGACTTTATGAGGAATGGTAGGAAGGTGTGCTTGATAGTATGATCTTTATTCGCATTTTGAAAGGATGCCTTAAGTTCCACAAGAGCATCACAGTTTATTTCCTCCAGATAATGAAAATGTGGTACTTTTGCAGCCAGGGTCATTGATTTGACCATTGACCTCTGGTAGCCCCTGGAGAAAGAAATGTTTATGTCAGTTGTCAGAGTTATAACTGGAGCTGTAATAACATATCAAAGTAGGCCCATCACGAAAACTTGCATGATACCTGAGAGAAATTCTTCTATCTTCATAAGAGTTAGCATCGGGTAATGATCCCCTTCCCTCCAGTAACTCCACTTGATCAATGTTCTCTTCCAAAGCTGATGTCGGTTCTTTGCAAAGACCCTTGCTGGCAGCATAACTCAGAACATCTTCTTTCAAAACTCTACCATCTTTTCCTGTTCCCTGAATATCACTTATGTTGAGCCCATACTGCTTTGCTAGATGCCTAACTGCTGGTGTGGAGAGTGTGCCACTAGGAACACTGCCTTCACCAGAAGGATTTGCAGCATCCACTGCATGTGAATGATCAGTGGATGAAGCTATACTATCATGAGATACAGTTTGGCTGTCGCCCACCATCATCTTCAGTAAAGTTTCACCAACCTAAGATAAGCAGATTAACTTAAGCAAAATAAATTCAGGCGAATAACTCAAGTATACCTCTGTTGAGATTGAAAAAGAATCCCAAAGCTACCTTCACAATGTCACCAGGACCAAAGTGAATCTGATGTACTTTTCCTTTGAAACGACTTGTTATTTCGATAGTTGCCTTGTCACTCTGTACTTCACAGAGCCTCTGGAATTCATCTACTTGATCACCCTGCAAAATGAacgagttaaaaaaaaagtcatttcCAGAATAGCATTGATATCTCAGAACTCAGATAGGGGGCCTAAAATTTGAGATGAGGTTAAAGGCCCTGAAAGAAGCAAATCTAGTTTGGACATTGAACCTCACTTAGCAGCTTACAAATCGAGTTATAGGCATCAATGCATTTTTGCAGTTGTTTTCAAGTTTGTTATTTTAATTATCAAGGCCAGAAACATGGATATGAAAGTTGTGAAGATTCCACTCACACTGCTCAACTGTCTAATCCGTTTACTTTGTGGTATTCACTCAGCAAGAACTCATCCACTGAAGAACAAGCATGGCTTTGTGCAATACTGCAACTGAAGTACTGAATGGTGTGCCAAAGCATCATCCTATTTATCAAATCAACAACCAGCTAGGAAAGGAGACCAAAATTGCTCATGGTAACAGCGTCTGACCGTCTGTTCATAGCCAATTTATAGCATGCCTTGTTATCTGTATGGTACAATGCACCACATAGATTGCACTGAAACAACATTCTCGCAACACATATGACAACTGAAATTCACCTCACTGAATGTACCAATTGTTTTCATGGTAACTACTAACAGACCAAACGCGCTTACTGAAATAAATCGTGCAGCATCAAATCCAATATACGACAAGTAATCGCATGATCAAACTAAGAACCGGTCGGTCTCTCCATTAGCGCGAGTAGCTAACTCCGTAGTGTAAGGTAATAGAAAGCGAGCCGTAACAAATGAAGACGCGCTGCGCTCACCTCAGTGACGAACCAGCGCAGCAGCTCGCACTCGGCGATGCCTTCCCCGGTCTGCGCCAGGGGCACGTCCACCAGCTcagccgccgtcgacgccgcggaCGCCTCGGTCGCGAACCACCTCCTCCCgacccccgcccgccgccactgcaccgtgtgaaaaaaatccaaatccGCCATCAGAGGGGGGACGCACAGGGTGACATGAACCGGGATATCTAGCGTCTAGCGAGAAGGAAGTCTACCGCACATTTAGGCCGTCGAGGAGCcacgcgggcgacggcgacgacgatgagaaGGCATCAGGGGAAGCGAGGCGGAGCGGGGatagggggaggaggagaccgcggagaggcgccggcgagggggcggcgggtgtgggtcccacccgcggcggcggaggcggaaccGGAGACGGCCGCGGGGCGGCGAGGGTGGGCCGGAGgccggagcgggagcgggagcgggaggcgaggcggagTACACAGGCCATATGCTCCTCCTTCTCCTAGTGCTGCTGCTTCACCGGCGTGACGTCACCGGCGATTTGTGTGCATcggcgggggaggagaaggTCTGGATGGATtggtaggcggcggcgcggtggtggttgtggaagacgacggcgaggaggaagacgagaagTGCGGGACACTTCGGAGCAGCGAGGGAGTGGGACTCCTCCCTCCGTCTCTCTTGGGAGTGTTTGTTATGTTAGCTCGTGGAAAACATG
Proteins encoded in this window:
- the LOC127762587 gene encoding lipoamide acyltransferase component of branched-chain alpha-keto acid dehydrogenase complex, mitochondrial encodes the protein MACVLRLASRSRSRSGLRPTLAAPRPSPVPPPPPRVGPTPAAPSPAPLRGLLLPLSPLRLASPDAFSSSSPSPAWLLDGLNWRRAGVGRRWFATEASAASTAAELVDVPLAQTGEGIAECELLRWFVTEGDQVDEFQRLCEVQSDKATIEITSRFKGKVHQIHFGPGDIVKVGETLLKMMVGDSQTVSHDSIASSTDHSHAVDAANPSGEGSVPSGTLSTPAVRHLAKQYGLNISDIQGTGKDGRVLKEDVLSYAASKGLCKEPTSALEENIDQVELLEGRGSLPDANSYEDRRISLRGYQRSMVKSMTLAAKVPHFHYLEEINCDALVELKASFQNANKDHTIKHTFLPFLIKSLSEALSKYPLLNSCFVEETNEVIFKGSHNIGVAMATEHGLVVPNIKNVQSLSILEITKELSRLHEMASHNRLSTEDIAGGTITLSNIGAIGGKFGSPLLNLPEVAIIALGRIQKLPRFDDDKNVYPSSIINVTVGADHRVVDGATVARFCNEWKSLVEKPELLLLHMR